The [Actinobacillus] rossii genome contains a region encoding:
- the folK gene encoding 2-amino-4-hydroxy-6-hydroxymethyldihydropteridinepyrophosphokinase produces MTLAYIALGSNLNEPIAQLDTAVQAISELSQTQLVQVSPYYGSKPMGPQDQPDYVNAVLSIETNLSPLALLDELQRIENEQGRIRLRRWGERTLDLDILLYGNLEMQSERLTLPHYDMQNREFVIVPLFDIASQLVLPNGSAVRNLREKFAQHEMILVRPAK; encoded by the coding sequence ATGACACTGGCTTATATCGCACTAGGTAGTAATTTAAATGAACCTATAGCACAACTTGATACTGCAGTTCAGGCTATTTCGGAACTATCTCAAACTCAGCTTGTTCAAGTTAGCCCATATTATGGTAGCAAACCTATGGGGCCACAGGATCAACCTGATTATGTGAATGCCGTGCTGAGTATTGAAACGAATCTTTCCCCTTTAGCCTTACTGGATGAATTACAACGGATCGAAAATGAACAAGGTCGTATTCGTTTGCGTCGTTGGGGAGAACGAACTTTAGATTTGGATATTTTGCTTTATGGCAATCTCGAAATGCAAAGTGAACGTTTAACCCTACCCCATTATGATATGCAAAATCGGGAATTCGTTATCGTGCCGTTATTTGATATTGCGTCTCAATTGGTTCTGCCAAATGGAAGTGCGGTCAGAAATTTGCGAGAAAAGTTTGCACAACATGAAATGATATTGGTCAGACCAGCAAAATAA
- the pcnB gene encoding poly(A) polymerase: MLAKKSQKKHERNEPHLTDKKAVRPTHSFKKEFKSDKQVSHYNKHIIKASQVGINPRMISKNALTVVEKLNRHGYEAYVVGGCLRDLLLGKNPKDFDVATNARPEQIQVIFQRQCRLVGRRFRLAHVMFGRDVIEVATFRANHSESQNENHARQNQDGMLLRDNVYGTLEQDAERRDFTVNALYYNPKDNSIYDYFNGVQDLKTGKLRLIGDPVTRYQEDPVRMLRAIRFMAKLEMFLEKPSEKPIRELAHLLKNIPAARLFDESLKLLQTGFGVKTYQLLREYGLFEQLFPALIPFFTEKEDSFAERMILKALTSTDERVADKLRLNPAFLFAAFFWYPLREKVEILKNEGGLNNHDAYALASNEILAQFCTALAAPRRHTAVIRDIWFLQLQLMKRAGKQPDRTMEHPKFRAAYDLLAMRAEVEGGEAIELATWWHEYQFSNVEQRDLLVQEQNKKAPKPKKRYYRIRKKSKPKTLD, from the coding sequence TTGCTTGCCAAAAAAAGTCAGAAAAAACATGAACGAAATGAACCGCACTTGACTGACAAAAAAGCAGTACGTCCCACTCATTCTTTCAAAAAAGAGTTTAAATCTGACAAGCAAGTCTCTCATTATAACAAACATATTATTAAGGCTTCACAAGTAGGTATCAATCCACGTATGATCAGCAAAAATGCGCTGACCGTTGTGGAAAAACTGAATCGGCATGGCTATGAAGCCTATGTTGTGGGTGGTTGTTTGCGTGATTTATTGCTTGGAAAAAATCCAAAAGATTTCGATGTAGCAACGAATGCCCGACCAGAACAAATCCAAGTAATCTTTCAACGTCAATGCCGTTTAGTTGGACGTCGTTTTCGTTTAGCTCACGTGATGTTTGGTCGCGATGTTATTGAGGTCGCTACTTTCCGCGCTAACCATAGTGAAAGTCAAAATGAAAATCACGCTCGTCAAAACCAAGACGGTATGCTATTACGTGACAACGTTTATGGAACTTTAGAACAAGATGCAGAACGTCGTGATTTTACTGTTAATGCGCTTTATTACAACCCAAAAGATAACAGTATTTACGATTATTTTAATGGGGTTCAAGATCTTAAAACAGGCAAATTGCGATTAATCGGCGATCCTGTTACGCGTTATCAGGAAGATCCCGTACGAATGTTACGCGCTATTCGCTTTATGGCAAAATTAGAAATGTTCTTGGAAAAACCAAGTGAAAAACCCATTCGCGAATTGGCTCATTTATTAAAGAATATTCCAGCGGCTCGTTTATTTGATGAAAGCTTGAAATTATTACAAACTGGCTTTGGCGTGAAAACGTATCAGCTACTGCGTGAATATGGCTTATTTGAGCAACTTTTTCCTGCTTTAATTCCTTTTTTCACGGAAAAAGAAGACAGTTTTGCCGAACGTATGATTCTCAAAGCGCTCACATCAACAGATGAGCGTGTTGCAGACAAATTACGCTTGAACCCAGCCTTTTTATTTGCCGCGTTTTTTTGGTATCCATTACGTGAAAAAGTAGAAATACTAAAAAACGAAGGTGGTTTAAATAATCATGATGCTTATGCCTTAGCCAGTAATGAAATTTTAGCACAATTTTGCACCGCACTTGCTGCACCACGCCGCCATACTGCGGTAATTCGAGATATTTGGTTCTTACAATTGCAATTAATGAAACGTGCAGGAAAGCAACCAGATCGCACAATGGAACATCCCAAATTCCGTGCTGCCTATGATTTACTCGCGATGCGAGCGGAAGTAGAAGGTGGCGAAGCGATCGAGCTTGCAACTTGGTGGCACGAATATCAATTTAGCAATGTTGAACAACGTGACCTTTTGGTTCAGGAACAAAATAAAAAAGCGCCTAAACCTAAAAAACGTTATTATCGTATACGTAAAAAAAGTAAACCCAAAACACTGGATTAA
- the dksA gene encoding TraR/DksA family transcriptional regulator — translation MTATTNKSSLSLLALAGVKPYQEKVGEEYMNEKQVLHFKKILEAWRDQIIEETSRTVTHMQDEAANFPDPADRATQEEEFSLELRARDRERKLMKKIESTLKKLETEDFGYCDSCGVEIGIRRLEARPTADLCIDCKTLAEVREKQMGY, via the coding sequence ATGACAGCAACAACAAACAAATCATCACTCAGCCTTTTAGCTTTAGCTGGCGTAAAACCATACCAAGAAAAAGTTGGCGAAGAATACATGAATGAAAAGCAAGTGCTTCATTTCAAAAAAATTCTTGAAGCATGGCGTGATCAAATTATTGAAGAAACATCACGCACCGTCACGCATATGCAAGATGAAGCAGCGAATTTCCCAGATCCAGCTGATCGCGCGACACAAGAAGAAGAATTTAGTCTTGAATTACGCGCACGAGATCGTGAACGTAAGCTCATGAAAAAAATTGAAAGTACGCTAAAAAAATTAGAAACTGAAGATTTTGGTTATTGTGATTCTTGTGGCGTTGAAATTGGCATTCGCCGCTTAGAAGCACGCCCAACCGCAGACTTATGCATTGATTGCAAAACTCTTGCAGAAGTTCGCGAAAAACAAATGGGTTATTAA
- a CDS encoding DNA internalization-related competence protein ComEC/Rec2 — MHIHLDKLALIVIVMALTLQWTPAFLLFPWQHWGLVILPIFLIAFGYRHLSRRLSSIFFYVSFALGCLAYFQHSALQDYLAAKAIEPQQVRIEIRIDEILQQQAYQTLIVSTKNSQRIYLQWRLNEKPKIGERWQADLRIRPLSSRLNQGGFDRQKWYFSKGIHATATVKSAVKISDDFSWRERQLHQAFAQTKALAQQGLLLALGFGERAWLNPETWSIYQKTNTAHLIAISGLHIGLAMFLGFGIARVIQFVFPLKWITPLFPILVGIALAVVYAELAGFAIPTFRAIVSLLLITLVKLQRGYYTPWQLFVFVIAVLLICDPIMVLSASFWLSVGAVASLILWYQVFPFHLIQWQGQPLPIKVRWILGLIHLQLGLFWLFTPIQLMIFDGFAFNGLIANLIAVPLYSFLLVPVTLFAALTHGVAYSWQIADFLAGQITAVVQLFQGSWIIFSESQTLIFIAFLALIFVTLMNWTYGKIASKSQYHYFNLDPCRSFSIKSRKRINFIGFSIVIFCISMLLFHKITPKNWRVETLDVGQGLATLIVKNARGVLYDTGASWVNGSMAKSEIIPYLQRKGIELDWLILSHDDNDHSGGAQDILAYSQLKLLTPSNQNKDKTDRTFCIVGKTWQWEGLTFSVLSPDHITERAENADSCVILISDGQFNVLLTGDADIATEQRILANLPKIDVLQVGHHGSQTSTGSKFVQHIRPDISLISSSRWNPWHFPHKDVVARLENAGSAVKNTAVLGQISVIFDKTGMQIQSARSDFSPWYRGFIGEIAK, encoded by the coding sequence ATGCATATACATTTAGACAAACTCGCGTTAATCGTTATTGTAATGGCGTTGACATTACAATGGACGCCCGCGTTTTTGTTATTTCCATGGCAACATTGGGGTCTGGTTATATTGCCTATTTTTTTGATTGCATTTGGGTATCGTCATCTTTCTCGTCGTTTGTCGTCTATTTTCTTTTATGTGAGTTTTGCTCTAGGCTGTTTAGCTTATTTCCAACATTCTGCATTACAGGATTATTTAGCTGCAAAAGCGATTGAACCTCAACAGGTTCGAATTGAAATTCGTATTGACGAAATTTTACAACAGCAGGCATATCAAACCTTGATTGTTTCTACAAAAAATTCACAGCGCATTTACTTGCAATGGCGACTTAATGAGAAACCCAAAATTGGTGAACGTTGGCAAGCTGATTTACGCATAAGGCCTCTTTCATCAAGGCTAAATCAAGGGGGATTTGATAGACAAAAGTGGTATTTTTCTAAAGGTATTCATGCAACGGCAACAGTGAAAAGTGCGGTGAAAATTAGCGATGATTTTTCATGGCGAGAGCGTCAGTTGCATCAGGCATTTGCACAAACAAAAGCATTAGCTCAGCAAGGTTTGTTACTGGCTTTAGGTTTTGGTGAGCGCGCTTGGTTAAATCCTGAAACTTGGTCTATTTATCAGAAAACTAATACGGCACATTTAATTGCTATTTCAGGGTTGCACATTGGTTTAGCGATGTTTTTGGGTTTTGGGATCGCACGAGTCATTCAATTTGTCTTTCCATTAAAATGGATTACGCCTCTTTTCCCTATTCTTGTTGGCATAGCATTGGCTGTGGTTTATGCAGAATTAGCCGGTTTTGCAATTCCGACTTTTCGGGCTATTGTTTCGTTATTGCTCATTACATTAGTAAAGTTACAGCGTGGTTATTACACACCCTGGCAACTTTTTGTATTTGTGATTGCTGTGTTATTGATTTGTGATCCGATTATGGTGTTATCGGCGAGTTTTTGGCTTTCAGTAGGCGCAGTGGCAAGTTTAATTTTATGGTATCAAGTGTTTCCATTTCACCTGATTCAATGGCAAGGGCAACCGTTACCCATAAAAGTGCGGTGGATTTTGGGATTAATTCATTTGCAATTAGGATTATTTTGGCTATTTACGCCTATTCAATTAATGATTTTTGATGGTTTTGCTTTTAATGGATTGATCGCTAATTTAATAGCCGTGCCACTTTATAGTTTTTTATTGGTGCCTGTAACACTTTTTGCAGCCTTAACTCATGGTGTTGCATATTCATGGCAAATTGCAGATTTTTTGGCGGGGCAAATCACTGCCGTAGTACAATTATTTCAAGGAAGTTGGATCATTTTTAGTGAGAGCCAAACCTTAATATTTATTGCTTTTTTAGCGTTAATTTTTGTTACTCTGATGAATTGGACCTATGGCAAAATTGCGTCAAAATCTCAATATCATTATTTTAATTTAGATCCTTGTCGTTCTTTTTCCATAAAATCACGTAAACGAATAAATTTTATTGGTTTTTCTATTGTGATTTTTTGTATCAGTATGTTGCTATTTCATAAAATCACGCCCAAAAATTGGCGTGTGGAGACGCTTGATGTGGGGCAGGGGCTAGCTACTTTGATTGTAAAAAATGCAAGGGGTGTGCTGTATGATACAGGAGCTAGTTGGGTAAACGGTTCTATGGCAAAGTCAGAAATCATACCTTATTTACAACGAAAAGGGATTGAACTTGATTGGTTGATCTTAAGTCATGATGACAATGATCATTCGGGTGGTGCACAGGACATATTAGCTTATTCGCAGTTAAAACTCCTGACACCATCGAATCAAAATAAGGATAAAACTGACCGCACTTTTTGTATAGTTGGAAAGACATGGCAATGGGAAGGTTTAACTTTTTCTGTTTTGTCTCCCGATCATATTACTGAACGAGCGGAAAATGCAGATTCTTGCGTCATTCTTATTTCAGATGGTCAATTTAATGTGTTATTAACGGGGGATGCAGATATTGCAACGGAACAACGCATATTGGCTAATTTGCCGAAGATTGATGTGCTACAAGTTGGACATCATGGTAGTCAAACATCTACAGGCTCAAAATTTGTACAACATATTCGCCCTGATATTTCATTAATTTCGAGTAGTCGTTGGAATCCATGGCATTTTCCACATAAAGATGTCGTCGCTCGATTAGAGAATGCAGGAAGTGCGGTTAAAAATACGGCTGTTTTAGGACAAATTTCTGTAATTTTTGATAAAACGGGCATGCAAATACAAAGTGCGAGATCGGATTTTTCCCCTTGGTATCGTGGATTTATTGGCGAAATTGCAAAATAA
- the msbA_2 gene encoding lipid transporter ATP-binding/permease, which yields MTKKTDISTVKTFKRLWPTIKPYKWTLVGGALMLVLNALIDSGLIYLLKPLLDEGFGNADHGFLKLMALLVVVFICFRGITNYFSAYALSWVSGNVVMNIRRRLFRHMILMPVAYFDQNPAGRLLSRVTYDTEMVANSSSNALVTIVREGVYLISLFAVMIYTNWQLSLVLFVLAPIIGGLISIVSKRFRELSRNIQGAMGELTTSTEQMIKGHKVILSYGGYDVESQRFDDVSDDMRRKGLKIVKADGVADGLVQLIASFALSAVLYIATIDGLAIEDLTAGSFTVVFSSMMAMMRPLKSLTNVNSQFQRGMAACQTLFDFLDLEIEKDNGTKEIERAKGNIEFKNVSFAYEGKEELALKNISLSIPPGKTVALVGRSGSGKSTIASLLTRFYDVKEGEVLLDGINIQDYKLTNLREQCSVVSQQVHLFNDTVANNIAYAAEDKYSREQIIAAAKAAHAMEFIDKMEHGLDTVIGENGASLSGGQRQRLAIARALLRNSPVLILDEATSALDTESERAIQLALETLQKDRTVVVIAHRLSTIEKADEIVVIENGEIKERGNHTALLAQNGAYKQLHSMQFSH from the coding sequence ATGACGAAAAAAACAGACATTTCGACTGTGAAAACCTTTAAGCGTTTGTGGCCGACAATTAAGCCTTATAAATGGACATTGGTTGGTGGGGCATTAATGCTAGTGTTAAATGCGTTGATTGATTCAGGATTAATTTATTTATTGAAACCTTTACTGGACGAAGGTTTTGGCAATGCGGATCACGGTTTTTTGAAACTGATGGCGCTATTAGTGGTTGTTTTTATCTGCTTTCGCGGGATCACTAATTATTTTTCTGCTTACGCGCTTTCATGGGTTTCGGGAAATGTCGTGATGAATATTCGTCGCCGTTTATTTCGTCATATGATCTTGATGCCGGTCGCTTATTTTGATCAAAACCCCGCAGGGCGTTTGCTTTCACGTGTTACTTATGATACCGAAATGGTCGCTAACTCATCTTCAAATGCATTGGTCACTATCGTGCGTGAAGGTGTATATTTAATTTCCTTATTTGCCGTGATGATTTATACCAACTGGCAGCTTTCTTTAGTGCTTTTTGTACTTGCTCCGATTATTGGTGGCTTAATTAGTATCGTATCTAAACGATTTCGTGAGTTAAGTCGTAATATTCAAGGTGCAATGGGTGAGCTAACAACATCGACAGAACAAATGATTAAAGGGCATAAAGTGATCTTGTCCTATGGTGGTTATGATGTAGAAAGCCAACGTTTTGATGATGTTAGCGATGATATGCGTCGTAAAGGTTTAAAAATAGTTAAAGCAGATGGTGTTGCCGATGGTTTGGTGCAATTAATCGCATCTTTTGCTTTGTCCGCCGTCTTGTATATTGCGACTATTGATGGACTGGCAATAGAGGATTTAACGGCAGGTTCATTTACGGTAGTGTTTTCGTCAATGATGGCAATGATGCGTCCTTTAAAATCATTGACTAACGTTAATTCGCAGTTTCAACGTGGTATGGCGGCTTGCCAAACCTTGTTTGATTTCTTAGATTTAGAAATCGAGAAAGATAATGGCACAAAAGAGATCGAGCGCGCAAAAGGCAACATAGAGTTCAAAAATGTCTCCTTTGCTTATGAAGGCAAAGAAGAATTGGCCTTGAAAAATATTAGTCTCTCTATTCCACCAGGTAAAACAGTCGCTTTAGTTGGACGTTCGGGTTCGGGAAAATCTACGATTGCAAGCTTATTGACTCGTTTTTATGATGTCAAAGAAGGGGAAGTATTACTTGATGGTATTAATATACAAGATTATAAGTTAACCAATTTACGTGAACAATGTTCGGTCGTATCCCAACAAGTACATTTATTTAACGATACAGTTGCCAATAATATCGCTTATGCGGCTGAAGATAAATACAGCCGCGAGCAGATTATTGCGGCAGCGAAAGCAGCACATGCCATGGAATTTATAGACAAAATGGAACATGGGCTTGATACTGTCATTGGTGAAAATGGGGCAAGTTTATCGGGCGGTCAGCGTCAACGTTTAGCTATTGCTCGTGCCTTATTGCGTAATTCGCCAGTGTTGATTTTAGATGAAGCTACTTCTGCGTTAGATACGGAATCAGAACGCGCGATTCAACTAGCGTTGGAAACATTGCAGAAAGATCGTACCGTTGTTGTGATTGCACATCGTTTATCTACTATTGAAAAGGCTGACGAAATTGTTGTGATCGAAAATGGTGAGATAAAAGAGCGAGGAAATCACACAGCACTTTTAGCCCAAAACGGGGCTTATAAACAACTGCATTCAATGCAATTTAGTCATTAA
- the lpxK gene encoding tetraacyldisaccharide 4'-kinase, whose protein sequence is MNFWYSHSVIAYLLLPFSFLFWLISRLRYFLFKLGISQSYRAPVPVVVVGNLSVGGNGKTPMVIWLVQHLQARGLKCGVISRGYGSQSDVYPFLVISDTDPVKGGDEPVLIAKRTGVPVCISANRQDAIELLLKIQNCDVIISDDGLQHYKLQRDIEIVVMDAKRGLGNGFVLPAGPLRETANRLQTVDLIITNGGENQYTEAVMQLVPHYAINLVSNEKRLLSEFKQGSALAGIGNPQRFFDMLQCLGIQLNQTQAFQDHQQFSAEQLSQFNVNEPLLMTEKDAVKCGQFAQQNWWYVPVDAEISGQKTTALLDKIEHIAKGK, encoded by the coding sequence ATGAATTTTTGGTATTCACATTCCGTCATTGCTTATCTTCTGCTGCCATTTTCATTTTTATTTTGGTTAATTAGCCGTCTTCGTTATTTTCTCTTTAAATTAGGCATTTCACAGTCCTATCGCGCTCCTGTTCCCGTTGTCGTGGTGGGCAATCTTTCTGTTGGTGGGAATGGTAAAACGCCCATGGTGATCTGGTTGGTGCAACACTTACAAGCTCGTGGCTTAAAGTGCGGTGTGATTTCGCGCGGTTATGGTAGTCAATCGGATGTTTACCCCTTTTTAGTCATCTCGGATACCGATCCTGTCAAAGGCGGAGATGAGCCTGTTTTAATTGCTAAACGAACAGGCGTGCCTGTTTGTATTTCAGCCAATCGTCAAGACGCCATTGAGTTGTTATTAAAAATACAAAATTGTGATGTAATTATTAGCGATGACGGATTACAACATTACAAATTGCAACGCGATATTGAAATTGTGGTGATGGATGCAAAACGTGGTTTAGGAAATGGTTTTGTATTACCAGCAGGACCATTACGTGAAACGGCAAACCGCCTACAAACTGTCGATCTTATTATTACCAATGGCGGAGAAAACCAATATACTGAGGCCGTTATGCAGCTTGTGCCTCATTATGCCATAAATTTAGTGAGCAATGAGAAACGCTTATTAAGTGAATTTAAACAAGGTTCAGCATTGGCGGGAATTGGTAATCCGCAACGTTTTTTTGATATGTTGCAGTGTTTAGGCATTCAATTAAATCAAACACAAGCTTTCCAAGATCATCAACAGTTTAGTGCAGAACAATTGAGCCAATTTAATGTTAATGAACCGTTATTGATGACAGAAAAAGACGCGGTAAAGTGCGGTCAATTTGCACAACAAAATTGGTGGTATGTGCCGGTTGATGCAGAAATTTCAGGACAAAAAACAACCGCACTTTTGGATAAAATCGAACATATTGCGAAAGGAAAATAA
- the kdsB gene encoding 3-deoxy-manno-octulosonate cytidylyltransferase yields MTQFTVIIPARFASSRLPGKPLADIAGKPMIQHVWEKAQQSGANRVVVATDNVDVKIAVEKFGGEVCMTSEKHNSGTERLAEVVEKLGIVDDEIIVNIQGDEPLIPPIIVAQVAENLAKFKVKMASLAVKITDAEELFNPNAVKVLTDKNGYVLYFSRAVIPWNRDAFAPVLAKHKSIEDLQLGDHYLRHIGIYAYRAGFIKQYVQWQPTALEQIESLEQLRVLWNGERIHVELAKEIPAVGVDTPEDLEKVRSILA; encoded by the coding sequence ATGACACAATTCACGGTAATTATTCCAGCACGTTTTGCTTCAAGCCGTTTACCGGGTAAGCCCTTGGCTGATATTGCGGGTAAACCTATGATTCAGCATGTGTGGGAAAAAGCACAGCAATCAGGCGCAAATCGCGTGGTCGTGGCGACGGATAATGTTGATGTCAAAATCGCTGTAGAGAAATTTGGTGGTGAAGTTTGTATGACATCAGAAAAACATAATTCTGGTACAGAACGTTTGGCTGAAGTGGTAGAAAAATTAGGTATTGTCGATGATGAAATTATTGTGAATATTCAAGGCGATGAACCTTTAATTCCACCTATTATTGTGGCGCAGGTTGCCGAAAATTTAGCTAAGTTTAAAGTAAAAATGGCAAGCCTAGCGGTAAAAATTACCGATGCGGAAGAACTTTTTAATCCGAATGCCGTCAAAGTGCTGACAGATAAAAATGGCTATGTATTGTACTTTTCTCGTGCAGTTATCCCTTGGAATCGCGATGCATTTGCACCAGTACTGGCGAAACATAAATCTATTGAGGATTTACAACTTGGCGATCATTATTTACGCCATATTGGTATTTATGCTTACCGAGCAGGTTTTATTAAACAATATGTCCAATGGCAACCTACCGCATTGGAGCAAATTGAAAGTTTGGAACAATTACGGGTGCTATGGAATGGTGAGCGTATTCATGTTGAATTAGCGAAGGAAATTCCTGCGGTGGGAGTGGATACTCCCGAAGATTTAGAAAAAGTGCGGTCAATTTTGGCGTAG
- a CDS encoding Nickel uptake substrate-specific transmembrane region, with protein MKKTFLFIALISSAFTAQAHRVWMQTDHTHGDEILKADLGYGEFPALETIQEKRLSFFDRGVTLFTQTGKQKLVQKGEHNYHFETEKPVKEGSYIVAAEYKPTFWSKNAEGWKQADMKDTPKATYCELTSMYGKNIVNVGHESAGIDVITKQIGHELEIVPMDNPANINVSDRFKVKVLFRGEPLAGATLTATFDGFDTADNSKTHKVEAQAFSDVTGDDGTVDIIPLRQGFWKAQITHEVPFKDPQQCQKAKHYATLTFNIGKQYH; from the coding sequence ATGAAAAAAACATTCTTATTCATCGCACTTATTTCAAGTGCATTTACAGCGCAAGCGCATCGAGTTTGGATGCAAACCGATCACACGCACGGTGATGAAATTTTAAAAGCGGATTTAGGTTATGGCGAATTTCCGGCTTTAGAGACAATTCAAGAAAAACGTTTAAGTTTTTTTGACCGCGGTGTGACATTGTTTACTCAAACGGGAAAACAAAAATTAGTGCAAAAAGGCGAACACAACTACCATTTTGAAACGGAAAAACCGGTTAAAGAAGGCAGTTATATTGTCGCGGCGGAATACAAACCAACCTTTTGGTCAAAAAATGCTGAAGGATGGAAGCAAGCCGATATGAAAGACACACCAAAAGCGACTTATTGCGAATTAACATCAATGTATGGCAAAAATATTGTCAATGTTGGGCATGAAAGTGCGGGCATTGATGTCATTACCAAACAAATCGGTCATGAACTTGAAATTGTGCCGATGGATAATCCAGCCAATATTAATGTAAGTGATCGTTTTAAAGTTAAAGTGTTATTCCGTGGTGAACCTTTAGCAGGTGCTACCTTAACGGCAACCTTTGATGGCTTTGATACTGCCGACAACAGCAAAACCCATAAAGTCGAAGCCCAAGCCTTTTCAGATGTAACGGGTGATGATGGCACAGTGGATATTATTCCACTTCGTCAAGGCTTTTGGAAAGCGCAAATTACACATGAAGTGCCATTTAAAGACCCACAACAATGCCAAAAAGCAAAACATTATGCTACTTTAACCTTTAATATTGGTAAACAATATCATTAG